From a single Piliocolobus tephrosceles isolate RC106 chromosome 21, ASM277652v3, whole genome shotgun sequence genomic region:
- the IZUMO1 gene encoding izumo sperm-egg fusion protein 1 isoform X3, producing MEDMILDCELNWHQASEGLTDYSFYRVWGNNTETLVSKGKEPTLTKSMVGPEDAGSYRCELGSVNSSPATVINFRVTVLPKRVEEEKPSPNIVTPGEATTESSNTLQPLKPEKMLKGRLLGLLIWGSLALITGITFAILCRRRVIDFIKSSLFGLGSGVAEQPQVPKEKATDSRHQ from the exons atgGAAGATATGATCCTGGACTGTGAGTTAAACTGGCATCAGGCTTCTGAAGGCCTCACTGATTACAGCTTTTACAGG GTTTGGGGGAACAATACGGAGACCTTGGTGTCCAAGGGGAAAGAGCCCACCCTGACCAAGTCCATGGTCGGTCCAGAGGATGCAGGCAGCTACCGCTGTGAGCTGGGCTCTGTGAATTCCAGCCCAGCCACGGTCATCAATTTTCGCGTCACAG TGTTGCCCAAAAGGGTCGAGGAGGAAAAACCGTCCCCAAATATCGTAACCCCGGGGGAGGCGACCACGGAGTCATCCAATACCCTCCAGCCTCTGAAGCCCGAGAAAATGCTGAAGGGCCGCCTTCTGGGGCTGCTGATCTGGGGCTCCCTAGCGCTGATAACCGGCATTACCTTTGC GATACTTTGTCGAAGGAGGGTGATCGATTTCATCAAGTCCTCACTGTTTGGCCTTGGCAGTGGAGTGGCGGAGCAACCCCAGGTCCCAAAAGAAAAAGCCACAGATTCGAGGCACCAATAA